In Achromobacter xylosoxidans A8, a single window of DNA contains:
- a CDS encoding porin: MGQEVAIRRDEPPCRPDSSTLRVSGGISRLLSRLSVGVIALLSCATGGDSIAATLQFYGLIDTFVMYAHNGGASHFRMGSDSGVFERKYATATDSFWGLLGTEDLGDGVQVQFRLEGGVHMTNGATRYPDTLFNREANLAVGSASWGTLKLGRQYPAVVSHTADPFFFSEAFSPAASASQMMMDLGEGAARIQVRVNDAISYQTPSMNGLVIHALYAPQQRKKLFAMNGDNASGPTEGDTGALATYTSGQWVLGGSYNALRSESLHGSFRTDLFVASTAYTTGALQSSIVYTLVRPKAPGTISAQIMTLNSLWQQGPHMLRGTLLYRALNGRSDHTIGGLLGYDYALSKRSSVYTRAGGFKNTSRAFYGLGASVPMQAGASSTVLALGIMHRF; this comes from the coding sequence GTGGGTCAGGAAGTCGCTATTCGTCGGGACGAGCCGCCATGCCGGCCGGATTCATCAACGTTGCGGGTTTCGGGCGGCATCTCTCGCCTGCTTTCGCGCTTGAGTGTGGGCGTCATAGCCCTGCTGTCGTGCGCGACCGGGGGCGACTCGATAGCGGCGACCCTGCAGTTCTATGGTCTTATCGATACCTTCGTGATGTACGCCCACAATGGTGGCGCTTCTCACTTCAGGATGGGTAGCGACAGCGGCGTGTTCGAACGCAAATACGCGACCGCCACCGATTCGTTCTGGGGCCTTCTGGGGACTGAAGACTTGGGGGATGGGGTGCAAGTCCAATTCCGTCTGGAAGGCGGCGTGCACATGACCAACGGCGCGACGCGCTATCCAGACACTCTCTTCAACCGCGAGGCAAACCTGGCCGTCGGTTCGGCATCCTGGGGGACGCTCAAGTTGGGCAGACAGTACCCGGCGGTGGTGTCCCATACCGCCGATCCGTTCTTCTTTTCCGAAGCGTTCTCACCCGCGGCCTCGGCTTCTCAAATGATGATGGATCTTGGGGAGGGCGCCGCAAGGATACAGGTGCGGGTCAACGACGCCATTTCATATCAGACGCCGTCGATGAACGGGCTGGTCATCCACGCGCTATATGCCCCGCAGCAGCGCAAGAAGCTGTTCGCGATGAATGGAGATAACGCCAGCGGGCCCACCGAGGGCGACACCGGCGCCCTGGCGACCTACACCAGTGGGCAGTGGGTGCTGGGCGGCTCCTACAATGCGTTGCGGTCGGAGTCGTTGCACGGATCATTCCGTACCGATCTGTTTGTCGCCAGCACCGCGTATACGACTGGCGCGCTGCAATCCTCCATCGTGTACACCCTGGTGCGGCCCAAGGCGCCGGGCACCATTTCCGCACAGATCATGACCTTGAACTCCTTATGGCAGCAGGGCCCGCACATGTTGCGCGGCACGCTGCTCTACCGGGCGCTCAATGGCCGATCGGACCACACGATAGGCGGCTTGCTCGGCTACGACTACGCGCTGTCGAAGCGGTCCAGCGTCTACACGCGGGCGGGGGGGTTCAAGAACACTTCCAGGGCCTTCTATGGGCTCGGCGCCAGCGTGCCAATGCAGGCGGGCGCCAGTTCCACTGTTCTCGCGCTCGGCATCATGCACCGGTTCTGA
- a CDS encoding Bug family tripartite tricarboxylate transporter substrate binding protein, producing MQRRQFMTGAAALGAALVLPAAARAQDLPQGPVKIVVGFPAGGGTDVLARLLGQKLGVMWNIPVIVENRAGAAGIIAAEQVARQPNDGNTLLMAHVNSHGIAPGLQPKLAYSVERDFTPIALVGKTPTILMGGAAQPAKTLPELVALCKAQPGKIVFGSAGSGSAQHLALEIFKARAGIDVLHVPYKGSAPLMNDLLGGHVQYCFEGMTTATPLVQSGKVIALAQTLLQRSKSHPNVPTVAEQGYPGFEASIWFGMVGPGKMPAAMVQRMNQDIDRVLAMADVQEKLAQVGAEDGGGSVQRFADFMKQEQQKYAQTIRDAKIVAEG from the coding sequence ATGCAACGTAGGCAATTCATGACCGGCGCCGCTGCGCTGGGGGCCGCGCTGGTCCTGCCGGCGGCGGCGCGGGCGCAAGACCTGCCGCAGGGGCCGGTCAAGATCGTGGTGGGTTTTCCGGCTGGCGGCGGCACCGACGTGCTGGCGCGCCTGCTGGGGCAGAAGCTGGGCGTGATGTGGAACATTCCCGTCATCGTCGAAAACCGCGCCGGCGCGGCCGGCATCATCGCCGCCGAGCAGGTGGCGCGCCAGCCCAACGACGGCAACACGCTGTTGATGGCGCACGTCAACAGCCACGGCATCGCGCCGGGTCTGCAGCCCAAGCTGGCCTATTCCGTGGAGCGCGATTTCACGCCCATCGCGCTGGTCGGCAAGACCCCTACCATCCTGATGGGCGGCGCCGCGCAGCCCGCCAAGACGCTGCCCGAACTGGTCGCGCTGTGCAAGGCGCAGCCGGGCAAAATCGTTTTCGGTTCGGCCGGCAGCGGTTCGGCGCAACACCTGGCGCTGGAAATCTTCAAGGCTCGCGCCGGCATCGACGTGCTGCACGTGCCTTACAAAGGTTCGGCGCCCCTGATGAACGACCTGTTGGGCGGCCACGTGCAGTATTGCTTCGAAGGCATGACCACTGCCACGCCGCTGGTGCAATCCGGCAAGGTGATCGCGCTGGCGCAGACACTGCTGCAGCGCTCCAAGAGCCACCCCAATGTGCCGACCGTGGCCGAGCAGGGCTATCCCGGCTTCGAGGCCAGCATCTGGTTCGGCATGGTCGGTCCGGGCAAGATGCCCGCCGCCATGGTCCAGCGCATGAACCAGGACATCGACCGCGTCCTGGCGATGGCCGATGTGCAGGAAAAGCTGGCGCAGGTGGGAGCGGAGGACGGCGGCGGCAGCGTCCAGCGCTTCGCTGACTTCATGAAGCAGGAGCAGCAGAAGTACGCCCAGACCATCCGCGACGCGAAGATCGTGGCTGAAGGCTGA
- a CDS encoding amidohydrolase family protein, with protein MTDLLLKNVRAPQGAAVDVLVRDGLIQSIGPGLAAESGVPVEDGLGALLLPGLVEGHTHLDKTTWDSPWYVNEVGPALTDRIENERAWRARSGHDAASHSRALALAFLREGTTRIRSHVDIDTDAGLRHLEGVHATRQELAGRVEIQTVAFPQSGLLIRPGTAELLDQALAQGADVLGGLDPSAIDRDPARSLDVLFGIAGKHGKPIDIHLHEPGELGAFTLDLILDRVQALGMQGKVVISHAFCLGGVDAKRLDGLLRRLAALDVALLTTAPPSRPVPAVRACREAGVTIFGGNDGIRDTWTPYGSPDMLARAMLIGLRNDLRRDDEVEWAFDYVTAAAARACGFADYGLAPGARADLVLVDASCVAQAVATRAPRRLVVSGGVVVARDGRDADPQR; from the coding sequence ATGACTGATCTGTTGTTGAAGAATGTCCGCGCGCCGCAAGGCGCCGCGGTGGATGTGCTGGTGCGCGACGGACTCATCCAGAGTATCGGGCCCGGCCTCGCCGCCGAGTCCGGCGTGCCTGTCGAGGACGGCTTGGGCGCCTTGCTGCTGCCGGGCCTGGTCGAAGGCCATACGCATCTGGACAAGACCACCTGGGACTCGCCCTGGTACGTGAACGAGGTGGGGCCGGCGCTGACCGACCGCATCGAGAACGAGCGGGCTTGGCGTGCCCGCAGCGGCCATGATGCGGCCAGCCATTCGCGCGCCTTGGCGCTGGCCTTCCTGCGCGAAGGCACGACCCGCATCCGCAGTCATGTGGACATCGATACCGACGCCGGACTGCGCCACCTGGAAGGCGTGCATGCCACGCGCCAGGAGCTGGCCGGACGCGTCGAGATCCAGACCGTGGCCTTTCCCCAATCGGGCTTGTTGATCCGGCCCGGCACGGCCGAACTGCTCGACCAGGCCCTGGCGCAGGGCGCGGACGTGCTGGGCGGCCTGGATCCGTCGGCCATAGACCGCGATCCGGCGAGGTCGCTCGACGTGTTGTTCGGCATCGCCGGCAAGCATGGCAAACCTATCGATATCCATTTGCACGAACCGGGCGAACTGGGCGCATTCACGCTGGACCTGATCCTGGACCGGGTCCAGGCGCTGGGCATGCAGGGCAAGGTCGTCATCAGCCACGCCTTCTGCCTTGGCGGCGTGGACGCGAAGCGGCTGGACGGCCTGCTGCGGCGGCTGGCCGCGTTGGATGTGGCCTTGTTGACCACGGCGCCGCCATCGCGTCCCGTGCCGGCCGTGCGCGCCTGCCGCGAAGCAGGGGTGACGATCTTCGGCGGCAACGACGGCATCCGCGACACCTGGACCCCTTACGGCAGCCCCGATATGCTGGCGCGCGCCATGCTGATTGGCCTGCGCAACGACCTGCGGCGCGACGATGAGGTCGAGTGGGCTTTCGATTACGTGACCGCCGCCGCAGCCCGCGCCTGTGGTTTCGCGGACTATGGCCTGGCGCCGGGCGCCCGCGCCGACCTGGTATTGGTCGACGCCAGTTGCGTCGCGCAGGCCGTGGCGACACGGGCGCCGCGCCGATTGGTGGTGTCCGGCGGCGTGGTCGTGGCTCGCGATGGCCGCGACGCGGACCCGCAGCGCTGA
- a CDS encoding mandelate racemase/muconate lactonizing enzyme family protein — protein MPIIESIDVCAAAVPLDKVTSFSNRSVSTRHYGLVKVRSSDGVEGIGFCYVGSAGGAIFEAAVRDLLGPVLLGKDSLAVEGLWQAMYQEALLQGRQGTVMRALSALDIALWDLNAKTVGLPLHKYLGAVELETVPAYASGGYYLDGKTPQHLGEEMASYVDKGFRAVKMKTGRLSPAEEEARLKAAREAIGPDVELMMDCNNAWQDVTQAMQYIRRFEQYDPYFIEEPFGPDDIDSHAKLARLTRLPIATAEIGYGRWYHKELLDKGAAGILQTDAAVCGGITEWKRIAATAASYGVVVCPHWFHDVHAPLVAATPNARYVEFFWDDQVLNFRRLVDRQLTHKQGRVVLHQEPGLGFGFDERMVERYGKWSRVGK, from the coding sequence GTGCCCATCATTGAATCCATAGACGTGTGCGCCGCCGCGGTGCCCCTGGACAAGGTCACCTCGTTTTCGAACCGCAGCGTGTCGACGCGCCACTACGGCCTGGTGAAGGTCCGCTCCTCCGACGGCGTGGAAGGCATCGGCTTCTGCTACGTGGGCAGCGCGGGCGGCGCCATCTTCGAGGCCGCGGTGCGGGATCTGCTGGGGCCCGTGCTGCTGGGTAAGGATTCACTCGCCGTCGAAGGCCTGTGGCAGGCGATGTATCAGGAAGCCCTGCTGCAAGGCCGGCAAGGCACCGTGATGCGGGCGCTGAGCGCCCTGGACATCGCGCTGTGGGACCTGAACGCCAAGACCGTCGGCCTGCCGCTGCACAAGTACCTGGGCGCGGTTGAACTGGAAACCGTGCCGGCCTACGCCAGCGGCGGCTATTACCTGGACGGCAAGACCCCCCAGCACCTGGGCGAGGAAATGGCGAGCTATGTGGACAAGGGCTTCCGCGCCGTGAAGATGAAGACCGGCCGCCTGTCCCCGGCCGAGGAAGAGGCCCGTTTGAAGGCCGCGCGCGAGGCCATCGGACCCGACGTCGAACTGATGATGGACTGCAACAACGCCTGGCAGGACGTGACCCAGGCCATGCAATACATTCGACGCTTCGAACAGTACGATCCGTACTTCATCGAAGAACCCTTCGGCCCCGACGACATCGACAGCCATGCCAAGCTTGCGCGCCTGACGCGCTTGCCCATCGCCACCGCCGAGATCGGCTATGGCCGCTGGTATCACAAGGAGTTGCTGGACAAGGGCGCGGCCGGCATCCTGCAGACCGACGCAGCCGTCTGCGGCGGCATCACCGAATGGAAGCGCATCGCCGCCACCGCCGCCAGCTACGGCGTGGTGGTCTGCCCGCACTGGTTCCATGATGTGCACGCGCCGCTGGTTGCCGCCACGCCCAATGCGCGCTATGTCGAATTCTTCTGGGACGACCAGGTGCTGAATTTCCGCAGGCTGGTGGATCGCCAACTGACCCACAAGCAGGGGCGCGTGGTGCTGCACCAGGAACCCGGCCTGGGCTTCGGTTTCGATGAGCGCATGGTCGAACGCTACGGCAAGTGGAGCCGCGTCGGCAAATAA
- a CDS encoding PmgT domain-containing protein — translation MKRQSLQFSEPLKQAVLDGHKVQSRRILKPQPTKLTTVWYADAADSGRWVAMGPSLDHPTELRKTSSWVRCPYGKSGDSIELTDEVGNTFATAVIVGVRVQRLQTLSEADARAEGTQALYQSSALLPGVPLQTAFALTWCERYGSHAWAANPWVWVVEFRRQQADDEPDA, via the coding sequence ATGAAAAGGCAGTCTCTTCAATTCAGCGAGCCGCTTAAACAAGCTGTTTTGGACGGCCACAAAGTACAGAGCCGGCGCATCCTGAAGCCGCAGCCCACCAAGCTGACCACGGTCTGGTATGCGGATGCCGCCGATTCCGGCAGATGGGTGGCCATGGGCCCTTCGCTGGATCATCCAACCGAACTGCGCAAGACCTCCAGCTGGGTCAGGTGCCCTTATGGAAAATCCGGCGACAGCATCGAATTGACCGATGAAGTCGGCAATACCTTCGCCACCGCAGTGATCGTCGGGGTGCGGGTCCAACGCCTGCAAACGCTGTCCGAGGCCGATGCCCGCGCCGAAGGCACGCAGGCCCTGTATCAAAGCTCCGCCCTGCTGCCGGGCGTGCCGCTGCAAACAGCGTTTGCATTGACCTGGTGCGAGCGCTACGGCTCACATGCCTGGGCCGCCAACCCCTGGGTATGGGTCGTCGAATTCCGCCGCCAGCAGGCCGACGACGAGCCGGACGCCTAG
- a CDS encoding LysR family transcriptional regulator, whose protein sequence is MDSRFLQTYVHVVELGSIAQAARHQGLTPATVQQRLRALEADMGSALIARSGRTVKPTQAGLRILERARAILRDVRDLRSAASDTELPAGPLRLGATPTALTGIMPPVLRTWTARHPHIEIYIEPAPTTLLYGKVLSGELDGALLVHPLFAIPKTCAWRDLWQEPLVLVTPADMKVRDPLAVIAREPYICYDRSVVGGKMADDYLRARSLRPHVRFELDGIDSIAKLVSEGLGVALLPDWATTGEPPARVRRWPLPPPCPVRTVGAIWLRSGVRSALMQAFVEMAEAQLGLG, encoded by the coding sequence GTGGATTCGCGCTTTCTGCAAACCTATGTGCACGTGGTGGAGCTGGGCTCCATCGCCCAGGCCGCGCGTCACCAGGGGCTGACGCCCGCCACGGTGCAGCAGCGCTTGCGCGCGCTGGAAGCGGACATGGGCAGCGCCTTGATCGCGCGCTCCGGCCGCACCGTGAAACCCACGCAGGCGGGCCTGCGGATTCTGGAGCGCGCCCGCGCCATCCTGCGCGACGTGCGCGACCTGCGTTCCGCCGCGTCCGACACCGAACTGCCCGCCGGGCCGCTGCGCCTGGGCGCCACCCCCACCGCGCTGACCGGCATCATGCCGCCCGTGCTGCGCACCTGGACCGCGCGCCATCCCCACATCGAAATCTACATAGAACCTGCACCCACCACCCTGCTCTACGGCAAGGTGCTGTCGGGAGAACTGGACGGCGCACTGCTGGTGCATCCGCTGTTCGCCATCCCCAAGACCTGCGCCTGGCGCGACCTGTGGCAGGAGCCCCTGGTGCTGGTCACGCCGGCCGACATGAAGGTGCGCGATCCGCTGGCGGTCATCGCGCGCGAACCCTACATCTGCTATGACCGCAGCGTGGTGGGCGGCAAAATGGCCGACGACTACCTGCGCGCGCGCAGCTTGCGGCCGCATGTGCGCTTCGAGCTCGATGGCATCGACTCCATCGCCAAGCTCGTGTCGGAAGGATTGGGCGTGGCGCTGCTGCCCGACTGGGCGACCACGGGCGAACCGCCAGCCCGCGTCAGGCGCTGGCCGCTGCCGCCGCCTTGCCCGGTGCGCACGGTGGGCGCGATATGGCTGCGGTCGGGCGTACGTTCGGCGCTGATGCAGGCGTTCGTGGAAATGGCCGAGGCTCAGCTCGGCCTGGGCTAA
- the serS gene encoding serine--tRNA ligase, whose protein sequence is MLDPILLRKDLQTVVDRLKSRGVSFDTERFNELESRRKAVQTETESLQARRNALAKQIGQLKAKGEDASAVMAESQAVPVRLKQLEEELAALQQPLNELLMSVPNLPHASVPLGESADDNVEVRRWLPGAAGADGNPPALAFEARDHVAIGEPLGLDFDMAAKLSGARFSFMRGPIARLHRALSQFMLDLQTGTHGYTECYTPYIVNASTLYGTGQLPKFKDDMFAVSKGGGDDDPKVDDQGKPYVREDQYLISTSEITLTSVARDTIQAAADLPLKLTAHTPCFRSEAGSGGRDTRGMIRQHQFDKVEMVQITQPDQSYEALEDMVGHAERVLQLLGLPYRVVLLCTGDMGFGSAKTYDLEVWLPAQNTWREISSVSNCETFQARRMQARFRNAQGKPEYVHTLNGSGLAVGRALVAVLENHQQADGSVLIPQALQPYMGGLTVLNPAAQA, encoded by the coding sequence ATGCTAGACCCGATACTGCTGCGCAAAGACCTGCAAACCGTCGTCGACCGCCTCAAAAGCCGTGGCGTGTCCTTCGACACGGAACGGTTCAATGAGCTGGAATCCCGCCGCAAGGCCGTCCAGACCGAAACCGAGTCCCTGCAAGCCCGCCGCAACGCGCTGGCCAAGCAGATCGGCCAGCTCAAGGCCAAGGGCGAGGACGCCAGCGCCGTCATGGCGGAATCCCAGGCCGTGCCTGTGCGCCTGAAGCAGCTGGAAGAAGAGTTGGCCGCCTTGCAGCAGCCGCTCAACGAATTGCTGATGTCGGTGCCCAATCTGCCGCACGCCAGCGTGCCGCTGGGCGAGTCCGCCGACGACAACGTCGAGGTGCGCCGTTGGCTGCCCGGCGCTGCGGGGGCCGACGGCAACCCGCCCGCCCTGGCGTTCGAGGCGCGCGACCACGTCGCCATCGGCGAACCCCTAGGGCTGGATTTCGACATGGCCGCCAAGCTGTCCGGCGCCCGCTTCTCGTTCATGCGCGGCCCCATCGCGCGCCTGCACCGCGCGCTGTCGCAGTTCATGCTGGACTTGCAGACCGGCACGCACGGCTATACCGAGTGCTACACGCCCTACATCGTCAATGCCTCGACGCTGTATGGCACGGGCCAGTTGCCGAAGTTCAAGGACGACATGTTCGCCGTGTCCAAGGGCGGCGGCGACGACGATCCCAAGGTCGACGACCAGGGCAAGCCTTATGTGCGTGAAGACCAGTACCTGATCTCCACCTCGGAAATCACCCTGACCAGCGTGGCGCGCGACACCATCCAGGCCGCCGCCGACCTGCCGCTCAAGCTCACCGCTCACACCCCGTGCTTCCGTTCGGAAGCTGGCAGCGGCGGCCGGGATACCCGCGGCATGATCCGCCAGCACCAGTTCGACAAGGTCGAAATGGTGCAGATCACGCAGCCCGATCAGTCCTACGAGGCGCTGGAAGACATGGTCGGCCACGCCGAGCGCGTGTTGCAGCTGCTGGGCCTGCCGTACCGCGTGGTGCTGCTGTGCACCGGCGACATGGGTTTCGGCTCGGCCAAGACCTATGACCTGGAAGTATGGCTGCCGGCGCAGAACACCTGGCGCGAGATTTCCTCGGTATCGAACTGCGAGACCTTCCAGGCCCGCCGCATGCAGGCGCGTTTCCGCAATGCCCAGGGCAAGCCGGAATACGTCCACACGCTCAATGGTTCGGGCCTGGCCGTGGGCCGCGCACTGGTCGCCGTGCTGGAAAATCACCAGCAAGCCGACGGTAGCGTGCTGATTCCGCAAGCGCTGCAACCTTATATGGGCGGCCTGACGGTATTGAATCCGGCGGCGCAAGCCTGA
- a CDS encoding EAL domain-containing protein, which yields MPRKLVIGIAIALAAAAALLPIGFALHMSWSRAVAGEQRYLDDQAQRILTETQDLLDQTVATLRDLDGLAFDPCSPQHIRHMRALALRDRAVDDLAYVAGGVVLCTTWGVPSYEEPLVPAQVELANGARLLLDAVPVLSPGIRMVAVRHGDYSALFEPGRFTEKAATDGAQLAVVLPGVGMLGTRNDPDLVLVSQALNGGKLDIDEAYLSAVARNADLAVVLLEPQTEALDMLPRERLFWLPIGALVAGVMIALVVWLSRRRLSIAGELAAGIRRREFAVHYQPIIDLRTGRCIGAEALVRWTRRCGNTLRPDLFISIAEDNGLMTRITEEVFRLVIRDMEDLLGEDRGAHISVNLSASDLKDGRALRVLQRMLEGTAIDPRQIWLEATERGFMDVDKACSVIEQARAQGHAVAIDDFGTGYSSLSYLQRLPLDSLKIDKSFVDTIGTDSATHKVTDHIIDMAKSLNLLTVAEGIERQEQEDHLKAREVDFGQGWLYGKPMPAPEFIAYYKKNVASTPPPSRMPDARA from the coding sequence ATGCCGCGCAAGTTAGTAATCGGCATCGCCATCGCTCTCGCCGCCGCAGCGGCGCTGCTGCCCATCGGCTTCGCACTGCATATGTCCTGGTCCCGCGCCGTCGCGGGCGAACAGCGCTACCTGGATGACCAGGCCCAGCGCATCCTGACGGAAACCCAGGACCTGCTGGACCAGACCGTGGCCACGCTGCGCGACTTGGACGGCCTGGCGTTCGATCCCTGTTCACCGCAGCACATCCGCCATATGCGGGCCCTGGCCCTGCGGGACCGGGCCGTGGACGACCTGGCCTATGTGGCGGGCGGAGTCGTCCTATGCACTACCTGGGGCGTGCCCAGCTACGAGGAGCCGCTGGTTCCGGCCCAGGTCGAACTGGCCAACGGCGCACGTCTGCTGCTGGACGCGGTGCCTGTACTGAGCCCCGGCATCAGGATGGTTGCCGTGCGCCATGGCGATTACAGCGCCTTGTTCGAACCGGGCCGGTTCACCGAAAAGGCGGCTACCGACGGCGCCCAGCTCGCCGTGGTCCTGCCGGGCGTGGGCATGCTCGGCACGCGCAATGACCCCGACCTGGTGCTGGTGTCGCAGGCGCTCAACGGCGGCAAGCTGGACATCGACGAGGCCTATCTCAGCGCCGTCGCGCGCAATGCGGACCTGGCCGTCGTCCTGCTCGAACCACAAACCGAAGCGTTGGACATGTTGCCGCGCGAACGCCTGTTCTGGCTGCCCATCGGCGCGCTGGTCGCCGGTGTCATGATCGCGCTGGTGGTCTGGCTGTCGCGCCGGCGCCTGTCCATCGCGGGCGAACTGGCCGCCGGCATCAGGCGGCGGGAGTTCGCCGTGCACTACCAGCCCATCATCGATCTGCGCACCGGCCGCTGCATCGGCGCGGAGGCGCTGGTCCGATGGACAAGGCGCTGCGGCAATACGTTGCGGCCCGACCTGTTCATCTCCATCGCCGAAGACAACGGGTTGATGACCCGCATCACCGAAGAAGTGTTCCGCCTGGTCATTCGGGACATGGAGGATCTGCTCGGTGAGGACCGCGGGGCGCACATCTCCGTCAACCTGAGCGCCAGCGATCTCAAGGACGGGCGGGCGCTGCGGGTGCTGCAGCGCATGCTCGAAGGGACGGCCATCGACCCCCGGCAGATCTGGCTGGAAGCCACCGAGCGCGGCTTCATGGATGTGGACAAGGCCTGCAGCGTCATCGAGCAGGCCCGCGCGCAAGGCCATGCCGTGGCCATCGACGACTTCGGCACGGGCTACTCCAGCCTGTCCTATCTCCAACGGCTGCCGCTGGATTCGCTGAAGATCGACAAGTCCTTCGTCGACACCATCGGCACCGATTCCGCCACCCACAAGGTGACGGACCACATCATCGACATGGCGAAGTCGCTGAACCTGCTGACCGTGGCCGAAGGCATCGAGCGCCAGGAGCAGGAAGACCACCTGAAAGCGCGCGAGGTGGATTTCGGCCAGGGCTGGTTGTATGGCAAACCCATGCCGGCACCGGAGTTCATCGCCTACTACAAGAAAAACGTGGCCAGCACGCCGCCGCCCAGCCGGATGCCCGACGCGCGGGCTTGA
- a CDS encoding virulence factor, protein MKKWLIAGAGAAGLLISSVALARVDVGISIGIPGVVYPAPVYVAPQPVYVAPPPPVYYRPAPVYVAPPVVYPAPVYYRGGGRYYDRGYYYGRGRGHDHHHGRGRGHDRDD, encoded by the coding sequence ATGAAAAAATGGCTTATCGCTGGTGCTGGTGCCGCTGGTCTGCTGATCTCCAGCGTCGCCCTGGCTCGCGTGGACGTCGGCATCTCGATCGGCATCCCGGGCGTCGTGTACCCCGCGCCGGTCTACGTCGCGCCCCAGCCGGTTTACGTGGCGCCCCCGCCCCCCGTCTATTACCGCCCGGCGCCGGTGTATGTCGCGCCGCCGGTGGTCTACCCGGCGCCGGTTTATTATCGCGGCGGCGGCCGCTACTATGACCGCGGTTATTACTATGGCCGCGGACGCGGACACGACCATCACCACGGCCGCGGCCGCGGACATGACCGCGACGATTAA
- a CDS encoding replication-associated recombination protein A encodes MSNDLFAADPAHRPYVPLAERLRPRTLSDVVGQSHLLGPDKPLRVAFESGRPHSMIFWGPPGVGKTTLARLMADGFDAQFIAISAVLGGVKDIRDAVTVAQVAQGQGRRTILFVDEVHRFNKAQQDAFLPYVESGLFTFIGATTENPSFEVNSALLSRARVYVLQSLTAEELQQLVDRAVQALNDGLEEGERIHVDADAREQLAAWADGDARRLISAVEVVAESAQAAGRDTVDAAWLEISLSQNLRRFDKGGDAFYDQISALHKSVRGSNPDAALYWFCRMIDGGADPKYLSRRLVRMAVEDIGLADPRATDLAVNGADIYERLGSPEGELALAQAVVYMACAAKSNAVYNAYNQARKFAAEHGSAPVPIHLRNAPTKLMKQLGHGKAYRYAHDEPHGYAAAEQYFPDGLNPSFYRPTDRGLEAKIQQKLAFLRELDAQERAKKR; translated from the coding sequence ATGAGCAACGATCTCTTCGCGGCCGATCCTGCGCATCGGCCCTATGTGCCCCTGGCCGAACGGCTGCGCCCGCGTACGCTGTCCGACGTGGTCGGGCAGTCGCACCTGCTGGGGCCGGACAAGCCGCTGCGCGTCGCGTTCGAGTCGGGGCGCCCGCACTCCATGATCTTCTGGGGGCCGCCGGGCGTGGGCAAGACCACGCTGGCGCGGCTGATGGCCGACGGCTTCGACGCGCAGTTCATCGCCATCTCGGCGGTGTTGGGCGGGGTCAAGGACATCCGCGACGCCGTCACGGTGGCCCAGGTGGCGCAAGGCCAGGGGCGCCGCACCATCCTGTTCGTCGACGAGGTGCACCGCTTCAACAAGGCGCAGCAGGATGCGTTCCTGCCCTACGTGGAAAGCGGGCTGTTCACCTTCATCGGCGCCACCACCGAAAATCCTTCGTTCGAGGTCAATTCGGCGCTGTTGTCGCGGGCCCGGGTGTACGTGCTGCAATCGCTCACCGCCGAGGAACTGCAGCAGCTGGTTGACCGCGCGGTGCAGGCCCTGAACGACGGGCTGGAAGAGGGCGAGCGCATCCATGTCGATGCAGACGCGCGCGAACAGCTGGCGGCCTGGGCCGACGGCGACGCGCGCCGCCTGATCAGCGCGGTCGAAGTCGTGGCCGAATCGGCGCAGGCCGCCGGCCGGGACACGGTGGACGCGGCCTGGCTGGAGATCTCGCTGTCGCAGAACCTGCGCCGCTTCGACAAGGGCGGCGATGCGTTCTACGACCAGATCAGCGCGCTGCACAAGTCGGTGCGCGGTTCCAATCCCGACGCCGCGCTGTACTGGTTCTGCCGCATGATCGACGGCGGCGCCGACCCCAAGTACCTGTCGCGCCGCCTGGTGCGCATGGCGGTGGAAGACATCGGCCTGGCCGATCCCCGCGCCACCGACCTGGCCGTGAATGGCGCCGACATTTATGAACGCCTGGGCTCGCCGGAAGGCGAGCTGGCGTTGGCGCAGGCGGTGGTCTACATGGCCTGCGCCGCCAAGTCGAACGCCGTCTACAACGCCTACAACCAGGCGCGCAAGTTCGCGGCCGAGCACGGCAGCGCGCCGGTGCCTATCCACCTGCGCAACGCGCCCACCAAATTGATGAAGCAGCTGGGCCACGGCAAGGCCTACCGCTACGCGCACGACGAGCCGCATGGCTACGCTGCCGCCGAGCAATATTTCCCCGATGGACTCAATCCCTCCTTCTATCGGCCGACCGATCGCGGCCTGGAGGCTAAAATCCAGCAAAAGCTGGCATTCCTGCGCGAGCTGGACGCCCAGGAACGCGCCAAGAAACGGTAA